Proteins encoded by one window of Rhodamnia argentea isolate NSW1041297 chromosome 6, ASM2092103v1, whole genome shotgun sequence:
- the LOC115734233 gene encoding putative disease resistance RPP13-like protein 1, protein MPIAELFLGALLPVLFERLASRELLNFARGAGIHTLLKKWEKMLIKIDKVLYDAEDRQLTGDPEAKLWLEDLRNLAYDIDDLLDEFATKSAENKSKAEPSTSKARSFLPSCCFGLSPRAIMLDRKMRSKIEDMDNRLQEIITRKDSLNLRENNGQRSAHNRLDKLLPTTHLPEPCFVSREDEKRKILKLLTGEQGDITCADPKVIPIVGMGGVGKTALAQQVFNDTRVTSYFDVKAWTCVSDIFDVLAITKSIIGTTNSNLSCEGKDLNWLQDKLKENLSGKKFLVVLDDVWNENYGNWTTLLKPFQSGAKGSKIILTTRNRGVASLASASPYYLKELSQDACMTLFAFHALGVGNFDRHPHLEELGRKIVEKCKGLPLAVKTLAGLLRTKDSPHEWEAILNSKIWDLPEESNDILPALKLSYLHLPSNMRRCFASCAIFPKDYEIERDELIHWWLGEGLLEGKEGKNHWSTGLRFFNELVSRSLLQKSSSSESLFLMHDLVNDLAKLVAGATHFSSGELEGDQTDASFARHASFIPTNNIVPERFKIYHRMGGLRSFISLRKQSRSSFLPQEVLCDLLLALKHLRVLSLSHYFIREVPDCIGRLRHLGHLNLSHTDIETLPKSVAALYNLEALVLRGCRWLIKLPEGMEKLMNPRFLDITDTPKLGAILHIGNLEGLEMLSMFVVGTENGSRLKELKNLNNLREELCISDLHMVQEATDANVANLCVKKGICRMAMQWSEDFANFRNEQLELEVLDFLRPHRGLENLAISYFGGLQFPPWLGSPSHVNIVCLRLHGCRRAEALPSLGQLYSLKELYIEGLNAVVRVRPDFYGSNSPFPSLITLEFKDMPLWEDWSQCVGTEEAGVLFPRLEHLIIRDCPVLMGRLPSQLSSLAKLEIDSCPRMDASPSIISLPSLKELSFGGCNVGVLKRLVNLTSVTALVIKDVAGLTWLSHGFTSSLVKLEMLEMTSCKELIYMWQDRDVIRDLICLKSLLVQECPGLVSLAAGEEDIELPVNLETMEVASCDNLEKLPSKMHALSSLRDLAIEKCPKLASFPETGIPTSVISLEIRDCEMLQSLPIIGGLSSHPAEPSSSSSSRNNHVDLTSCLQEIRIWRCDSLPASPFSEGRFLPATLKTLDIWRCRGVESLAEINVDRLQSLQKIVIRDCEKLRSLPQGLHTLSHLTVLWLKDCPALELECFPPLPPGISNFRLEGCPKIKALPNQLHRLTCLRDLEIKRCESMTRFPDGGLPPQLQELRVWECGNMKQPVREWLTPLTSLEELSIYGSSIGGGGVGEEEDLVLPLPSSLLRLYIYNMPNLERLSITLPPSLRTLWIFNCPKLRELPKDEDGHGHGLPPSLESLWISRCPILEEGCRKGTGCYWPLIRHIPRVELSDTRTFESITS, encoded by the coding sequence GCAGAACCCAGCACTAGCAAGGCCCGTTCCTTTCTTCCAAGTTGTTGCTTCGGATTGAGCCCGAGAGCTATTATGCTCGATCGCAAAATGAGATCCAAGATAGAAGATATGGACAACAGATTACAGGAGATCATAACTCGCAAAGATAGTCTCAACCTCAGAGAGAATAATGGGCAACGATCAGCACACAACCGACTGGATAAGCTGCTTCCCACCACGCATTTGCCCGAGCCTTGTTTTGTCAGTAGGgaggatgaaaaaagaaagatcctCAAATTACTAACCGGAGAACAAGGCGATATAACATGTGCGGATCCAAAAGTGATTCCCATCGTAGGGATGGGGGGTGTTGGGAAGACTGCTCTGGCTCAACAAGTCTTCAATGACACTAGAGTCACCAGCTATTTCGATGTGAAAGCATGGACTTGTGTTTCCGATATTTTCGACGTGCTTGCTATCACGAAGAGCATCATAGGGACAACCAACAGCAATTTGTCATGTGAAGGAAAGGACTTGAATTGGCTTCAAGATAAGCTCAAGGAAAACCTATCGGGGAAGAAGTTTCTTGTCGTTCTTGACGATGTTTGGAACGAGAACTATGGAAACTGGACTACCCTATTGAAGCCTTTTCAATCAGGAGCGAAGGGAAGCAAGATCATCCTCACCACTCGTAACAGAGGTGTTGCTTCATTAGCCAGTGCTTCACCGTATTATCTGAAAGAGTTGTCACAAGATGCTTGCATGACTTTGTTCGCATTTCATGCtctcggagttggaaatttCGATCGTCATCCCCACCTTGAAGAATTGGGACGGAAAATAGTGGAAAAATGCAAAGGGTTGCCATTAGCCGTGAAGACATTGGCTGGGTTGCTACGCACCAAAGATAGTCCCCATGAATGGGAAGCCATATTGAACAGCAAAATTTGGGACCTGCCAGAAGAAAGTAATGACATCCTTCCCGCTTTGAAACTTAGCTATCTCCATCTCCCTTCCAATATGCGGAGATGTTTCGCTTCATGCGCTATATTTCCCAAAGACTATGAAATCGAACGGGACGAGTTGATTCACTGGTGGCTTGGGGAGGGCTTGCTggagggaaaagaaggaaagaaccaTTGGAGTacaggtttgagatttttcaatgAGCTAGTATCTAGATCGTTACTCCAAAAGTCAAGTAGCAGCGAATCACTATTCTTGATGCATGATCTTGTGAATGACCTGGCAAAATTAGTTGCCGGTGCAACCCATTTTAGCTCGGGGGAGCTTGAGGGTGATCAAACTGATGCATCTTTTGCTCGGCATGCCTCATTCATTCCCACCAATAACATTGTGCCGGAAAGATTCAAGATATATCATCGAATGGGGGGACTAAGGAGCTTCATATCACTAAGGAAGCAATCTAGGAGTTCCTTTTTGCCCCAGGAAGTGCTATGTGACTTGTTGTTGGCATTAAAGCACTTGAGGGTCCTTTCATTAAGTCATTATTTCATTAGAGAGGTACCAGATTGCATTGGCAGATTGAGGCACCTCGGGCACCTTAATTTGTCACATACTGATATTGAAACGCTTCCAAAGTCAGTTGCTGCATTGTACAACCTAGAGGCTTTGGTGTTGCGGGGCTGTCGCTGGCTTATCAAATTACCCGAAGGTATGGAGAAACTTATGAATCCGAGATTTCTCGATATTACCGATACTCCGAAACTAGGAGCAATACTGCATATAGGTAATTTGGAGGGTCTTGAAATGTTATCCATGTTTGTAGTGGGAACGGAAAATGGGTCGAGATTGAAGGAGTTAAAAAACCTGAACAACCTTCGAGAGGAATTGTGCATCTCTGATTTGCATATGGTTCAAGAAGCCACAGATGCCAACGTTGCCAATTTATGCGTGAAGAAGGGAATATGCCGAATGGCCATGCAATGGAGTGAAGATTTTGCAAATTTCCGGAACGAACAGCTTGAATTAGAGGTCCTCGACTTTCTTCGCCCTCACCGAGGCCTTGAAAATCTCGCGATATCCTACTTTGGTGGCCTACAATTCCCACCATGGTTAGGAAGTCCCTCCCATGTTAACATAGTGTGTTTACGTTTACATGGGTGTCGTAGGGCCGAAGCATTACCATCACTCGGGCAGCTATATTCGCTGAAAGAACTGTACATCGAAGGTTTAAATGCAGTAGTCAGGGTACGCCCCGATTTTTATGGAAGTAACAGCCCTTTTCCGTCCTTAATAACTTTGGAGTTCAAGGACATGCCGTTGTGGGAGGACTGGTCTCAATGCGTCGGGACTGAAGAAGCAGGAGTTTTATTCCCTCGCCTTGAACATCTCATTATTCGGGATTGTCCTGTGTTGATGGGAAGATTGCCTAGTCAACTAAGCTCCCTCGCAAAGCTCGAAATCGACTCCTGTCCGCGTATGGATGCTTCGCCCTCTATCATTAGCCTTCCATCTCTCAAGGAATTAAGCTTTGGAGGCTGTAACGTGGGGGTGCTGAAGAGGTTGGTAAACCTGACATCTGTAACCGCTCTAGTCATAAAAGATGTCGCTGGGCTAACTTGGTTAAGTCATGGGTTTACAAGCTCCTTGGTCAAGCTGGAGATGTTGGAGATGACAAGTTGCAAAGAGTTAATTTACATGTGGCAGGACAGAGATGTGATTCGAGATCTCATTTGTCTAAAGAGCTTACTCGTCCAAGAATGTCCTGGACTCGTATCTCTTGCAGCTGGAGAAGAAGATATAGAGCTGCCCGTCAACCTCGAGACTATGGAAGTGGCAAGTTGTGACAATTTGGAGAAGCTCCCAAGCAAGATGCACGCCCTCTCCTCTCTGAGAGATTTGGCCATTGAGAAGTGTCCAAAACTCGCATCATTTCCCGAAACAGGTATACCGACCTCAGTGATATCATTAGAAATCAGAGACTGCGAGATGTTGCAATCTTTACCCATCATAGGAGGATTAAGTAGTCATCCGGCGGAaccaagcagcagcagcagtagtAGAAATAACCACGTTGACCTGACGTCTTGCCTGCAAGAAATAAGAATCTGGAGATGCGATTCTCTGCCAGCCTCTCCATTCAGCGAGGGTAGATTCTTACCTGCGACACTCAAGACACTTGACATTTGGAGATGCAGGGGAGTGGAGTCGCTGGCGGAGATAAATGTAGACCGTCTCCAGTCGCTTCAGAAGATTGTTATTAGGGACTGCGAGAAATTGAGGAGCTTACCCCAGGGCCTGCACACACTGTCCCACCTCACTGTCTTGTGGTTGAAGGATTGTCCTGCTCTGGAGCTGGAGTGCTTCCCTCCTCTTCCACCCGGCATCTCGAACTTTCGTCTTGAGGGGTGTCCGAAGATCAAAGCGTTACCTAATCAGTTGCATCGACTTACATGTCTCCGTGATCTGGAAATTAAAAGGTGTGAGAGTATGACTCGATTCCCCGATGGAGGATTGCCGCCCCAGCTACAGGAACTTAGGGTATGGGAATGCGGGAATATGAAGCAGCCGGTGAGGGAGTGGCTGACCCCCCTCACCTCCCTCGAAGAACTGTCGATCTACGGCAGCAgcattggaggaggaggagtgggagaggaggaggatctTGTGCTTCCGCTCCCTTCCTCTCTGCTCCGTCTCTATATCTACAATATGCCTAACCTGGAGAGACTGTCCATCACTCTACCTCCCTCTCTCCGGACCCTATGGATCTTCAATTGCCCGAAGCTGAGGGAGTTGCCCAAGGATGAGGATGGCCATGGccatggcctccctccctcccttgaATCGCTGTGGATCTCAAGATGTCCGATCCTGGAGGAGGGATGCAGGAAAGGGACCGGCTGCTATTGGCCCCTCATCCGCCATATCCCACGAGTTGAACTCAGTGATACTAGAACATTTGAGTCCATTACTAGTTGA